A region from the Paenibacillus humicola genome encodes:
- a CDS encoding spore germination protein encodes MLLLDRLRERRRHDADLFLQRMFITHHPVTLAGYTSLIDLPRTVMLLEQQARNAIAADRPLFALESGIGECMNEPDEQAVIEAISEGHVIVIAEHAGLCIKIIPVTRTLSRSIEAPMTENVLRGAVSAFNEDLDTNLGMLKKHLLSDKLRTRSYCFGKVRRRRATLLYMEGQTNAALLNALTRRIESCLDRDVPDLCALSKMLGFNVWTLITRFNTTEMPQDAASALGKGKAVLFLDRFPFAIVLPSLATDLFASENDRNYPLLLMSAVRLLRVLAVLANMLMPGLYVALVSVNPEALRIELAMSIAGSREGVPYPALIETLLLLLILELILEASIRLPKTIGPTITMVGGIILGQAVVQAKLVSNILIIILAATTIASFTVIGFHNAISIRIPKYLFLVLAAIYGVLGLFIGMVIVCAYLASVRSFGIPYLYWWRARENKHG; translated from the coding sequence TTGCTGCTGCTCGACCGTTTGCGGGAAAGAAGACGGCACGATGCCGATTTGTTTCTTCAGCGCATGTTCATTACGCATCATCCGGTTACCCTTGCAGGGTACACCTCGCTGATCGATTTGCCGCGCACCGTAATGCTGCTTGAACAGCAGGCCCGGAATGCCATCGCCGCAGACCGGCCCTTGTTCGCGCTGGAAAGCGGCATCGGCGAATGTATGAACGAGCCGGACGAGCAGGCGGTCATCGAGGCGATATCCGAAGGTCATGTAATCGTTATTGCCGAACACGCCGGCTTATGCATCAAGATCATACCCGTCACTCGCACGCTGTCCCGTTCCATCGAAGCGCCAATGACCGAAAACGTGCTGCGCGGCGCAGTCAGCGCCTTCAACGAAGATCTCGATACCAATCTCGGCATGCTTAAAAAGCACCTCCTTTCGGATAAGCTTCGCACCCGGTCGTACTGCTTCGGGAAAGTCCGGCGCAGGCGCGCCACGCTGCTCTATATGGAAGGCCAAACAAACGCCGCACTGCTGAATGCGCTGACGCGGAGAATCGAATCCTGCCTGGACCGGGACGTTCCCGACCTCTGCGCATTGTCCAAAATGCTCGGGTTCAACGTATGGACGCTCATTACCCGCTTCAACACGACGGAAATGCCCCAGGATGCCGCCTCCGCGCTCGGAAAAGGAAAGGCGGTCTTATTTCTCGACCGGTTTCCGTTTGCCATCGTCCTGCCGAGCTTGGCAACGGACCTGTTCGCGTCGGAGAACGACCGGAATTACCCGCTGCTGCTCATGTCGGCCGTTCGGCTGCTGCGCGTTTTGGCCGTCCTGGCCAATATGCTGATGCCCGGCTTGTATGTCGCGCTCGTATCGGTAAATCCCGAGGCGCTGCGAATCGAGCTCGCCATGTCGATCGCCGGCAGCCGCGAAGGCGTTCCTTATCCGGCCTTGATCGAAACGCTATTGCTTCTCCTCATCCTGGAGCTGATACTCGAGGCCAGCATCCGCCTCCCGAAAACGATCGGACCCACCATCACGATGGTGGGAGGCATCATCCTCGGGCAAGCCGTCGTCCAAGCCAAGCTCGTCAGCAATATCCTGATTATTATTTTGGCTGCAACGACAATCGCGAGCTTTACGGTCATCGGGTTCCATAATGCGATCTCCATCCGCATTCCCAAATATCTGTTTCTCGTTCTGGCGGCGATCTACGGCGTGCTCGGCCTATTCATCGGCATGGTGATCGTGTGCGCTTATTTGGCCAGCGTACGTTCGTTCGGTATTCCTTATCTGTATTGGTGGAGAGCAAGGGAGAATAAACATGGATAA
- a CDS encoding Nif3-like dinuclear metal center hexameric protein, whose amino-acid sequence MKPTVQAVIDALIEPVGTLEKTVDTLKIGNPHAEVTGIATVFMPTQRVIEQAVSLGANLIIAHEGPFFSHHDRSGLAEDDPVYLTKKRLLEASGTALFRFHDYMHRYKPDAVMLGLVEELGWEPYVREHQAVSTVAVIPPSTVLEVAEYVKRKLDIPFVRIVGDPGMSCEKIGLLAGYRGGGATAIPLYEKERLDLILCGEGPEWETPEYVRDAVRQGSRKALLVLGHAESEEPGMKWLAGRLRTMYPGLPVHYVKERPLFQVI is encoded by the coding sequence GTGAAGCCGACGGTTCAGGCTGTGATCGACGCGCTGATCGAACCGGTCGGCACGCTCGAAAAAACCGTCGATACGCTCAAGATCGGAAATCCGCATGCTGAAGTAACCGGAATCGCAACCGTTTTCATGCCGACCCAGCGTGTCATCGAGCAGGCTGTCAGCCTGGGGGCGAATTTGATTATCGCGCACGAAGGCCCGTTCTTTTCGCATCACGACCGTTCCGGGCTGGCAGAGGACGATCCGGTTTATTTGACGAAGAAGCGGCTGCTCGAAGCATCGGGCACCGCTCTCTTCCGCTTCCACGATTACATGCACCGTTACAAGCCGGATGCCGTCATGCTGGGCTTGGTCGAGGAGCTCGGCTGGGAGCCGTACGTGCGGGAGCATCAAGCGGTATCGACCGTCGCGGTTATTCCGCCGTCAACGGTGCTGGAGGTAGCGGAATATGTCAAGCGAAAGCTTGACATTCCGTTCGTCCGCATCGTCGGCGACCCCGGCATGAGCTGCGAAAAAATCGGCCTGCTGGCAGGCTACCGGGGCGGCGGGGCGACGGCGATTCCGCTCTACGAGAAGGAGCGGCTGGACCTGATCCTGTGCGGCGAGGGGCCGGAATGGGAGACGCCCGAATATGTTCGGGATGCCGTTCGGCAGGGGAGCCGCAAGGCGCTCCTTGTATTGGGCCATGCGGAAAGCGAGGAACCGGGCATGAAATGGCTGGCCGGGCGGCTCCGGACGATGTATCCCGGCCTCCCCGTCCATTACGTGAAAGAAAGGCCTTTATTTCAGGTAATCTGA
- a CDS encoding PmoA family protein codes for MKTNFRIKLSLPAGTVLPTIVRAELDEALFAGLSALSADGELVAVSETAGLELACQLSGDALTASPQGTDREAALYVLAKDVPLPLDAELSLAVRPRSEAVPVDRRYNPWSELPGVHLDHQEDRERVIVSIEGRLFTRYLYSAGLAKPYYYPLIGPHGKTLIQDGPDDHLHHHGIWWGHDDVNGHKLYHEFRGEGKQVHRTFLTLAGGPVFGQITSLIDWLDEDGNLLLQETRTARVYNLPPESRYTDFSTQLFASSGGVTFGDTKEGGFPFIRVNEQINGHHTGVITAGNGKAGEAEIFGTTAEWVDYSGRLFVRINRDGESPEKEYAEAGIAVFTHPSNEDYASQWFVRDYGPFTPANFHFCGGKTMQAGDSLAMRHRVYVHAGDSAAGNVKERYTEYVSPPAAEVVSS; via the coding sequence ATGAAGACGAATTTCCGAATCAAACTGTCTCTTCCCGCCGGTACGGTGCTGCCGACGATCGTCAGGGCGGAGCTGGATGAAGCCCTGTTCGCCGGGCTCAGCGCCTTGTCGGCGGACGGAGAGCTCGTTGCCGTCAGCGAGACGGCAGGCCTCGAACTGGCCTGCCAGCTGAGCGGGGATGCCTTAACGGCGTCCCCGCAAGGGACGGACCGGGAAGCGGCGCTGTACGTGCTAGCGAAGGACGTTCCTCTGCCGCTGGACGCCGAGCTGTCGCTCGCCGTCCGGCCCCGCAGCGAAGCCGTTCCTGTCGACCGGCGCTACAACCCGTGGAGCGAATTGCCGGGAGTGCATCTCGACCATCAGGAGGACCGGGAGCGGGTCATCGTCAGCATCGAAGGCCGGCTGTTCACCCGTTATCTGTATTCGGCCGGACTTGCCAAGCCGTATTATTATCCGCTGATCGGACCGCACGGCAAGACGCTTATCCAGGACGGGCCGGACGATCATCTGCATCATCACGGCATCTGGTGGGGACATGACGATGTCAATGGGCACAAGCTGTATCATGAGTTTCGCGGCGAAGGGAAGCAGGTTCACCGCACATTTCTGACGCTTGCCGGCGGACCGGTTTTCGGCCAGATCACATCGCTGATCGATTGGCTGGACGAGGACGGGAACCTGCTGCTGCAGGAGACGCGAACCGCCCGGGTATACAATCTTCCGCCGGAATCCCGTTATACGGATTTCTCGACGCAGCTGTTCGCTTCCAGCGGCGGCGTGACGTTCGGGGACACAAAGGAAGGCGGATTTCCGTTTATCCGGGTCAACGAGCAGATCAACGGGCATCATACCGGCGTCATTACGGCGGGGAACGGAAAAGCGGGCGAAGCCGAAATATTCGGCACGACGGCGGAATGGGTCGATTACAGCGGCAGGCTGTTTGTGCGCATCAACCGCGACGGCGAGTCCCCTGAAAAGGAGTATGCCGAAGCCGGCATCGCCGTATTTACGCACCCGTCGAATGAAGACTATGCCTCGCAATGGTTCGTGCGCGACTACGGGCCGTTTACGCCGGCGAACTTTCACTTCTGCGGAGGCAAGACGATGCAGGCCGGCGATTCGCTCGCGATGCGGCACCGGGTTTACGTTCACGCCGGCGACTCCGCAGCGGGGAACGTAAAGGAACGATACACCGAGTACGTATCTCCGCCGGCAGCGGAGGTTGTATCCTCGTGA
- a CDS encoding Gfo/Idh/MocA family protein: protein MIRVAIIGSGSISSAHIDAYLTFGERCKIVAVCDLFKESAEKKKAQHQLDCEVYDDIDKLLSQDDIDLVSVCTPPYTHADLAIAALKAGKNVIVEKPMASSLAECDRMIEAADASGKILSIVSQNRFGDAINKLKTVLDTGLAGRIVHAQVDSFWWRGYTYYDLWWRGTWEKEGGGCTLNHAVHHIDMFQWMMGMPEKVTAIMSNTSHDNAEVEDLSVAILSYPRALAQITSSVVHHGQEQQLIFQGEKARISMPWKVTASSAQDNGFPLPNNELEKELQDAADKVAPLPYVGHKGQIDNVMTAIENGTGDVMVNGREGRKTLELITAIYQSASTGQSVSLPLEPDSPFYTREGIMAGATHFYEKKNSVKAFGKNEITVSGESK, encoded by the coding sequence ATGATCCGAGTAGCCATTATCGGGAGCGGTTCTATTTCTTCCGCCCATATCGATGCTTATTTGACCTTCGGGGAACGGTGCAAAATCGTTGCGGTGTGCGATCTTTTCAAGGAAAGCGCCGAGAAGAAGAAAGCGCAGCACCAGCTTGACTGCGAAGTGTACGACGATATCGACAAGCTTCTGTCGCAGGATGATATCGATCTCGTCTCGGTCTGCACGCCGCCTTATACGCATGCCGATCTTGCCATCGCCGCGCTGAAAGCGGGCAAGAACGTCATCGTCGAGAAGCCGATGGCTTCCTCGCTGGCCGAATGCGACCGTATGATCGAAGCGGCCGACGCTTCCGGCAAAATTTTGTCGATCGTCAGCCAGAACCGTTTCGGCGACGCGATCAACAAGCTTAAAACCGTGCTCGATACCGGCCTGGCCGGCCGCATCGTCCATGCCCAGGTCGACTCGTTCTGGTGGAGGGGCTATACGTATTACGATCTGTGGTGGCGCGGAACATGGGAGAAGGAAGGCGGCGGCTGCACGTTGAACCATGCCGTCCATCATATCGACATGTTCCAATGGATGATGGGCATGCCGGAGAAGGTGACGGCAATCATGAGCAATACGTCCCACGATAATGCCGAAGTCGAGGATTTGTCGGTCGCTATTTTGTCCTATCCGCGCGCGCTGGCGCAAATTACGAGCTCTGTCGTCCATCACGGTCAGGAGCAGCAGCTCATCTTCCAGGGCGAGAAGGCCCGCATCTCGATGCCTTGGAAGGTGACGGCGTCTTCGGCTCAGGACAACGGCTTCCCGCTGCCGAACAATGAGCTGGAGAAGGAGCTGCAGGATGCGGCCGACAAGGTGGCTCCGCTGCCTTACGTTGGACATAAGGGTCAGATCGACAACGTCATGACCGCGATCGAGAACGGCACCGGCGACGTGATGGTCAACGGAAGGGAAGGCCGGAAAACGCTGGAGCTGATTACGGCGATTTATCAATCGGCCAGCACCGGCCAATCGGTCAGCCTGCCGCTTGAGCCGGACAGCCCGTTCTATACGCGCGAAGGCATTATGGCCGGGGCCACGCATTTCTACGAAAAGAAAAACTCGGTTAAGGCTTTCGGCAAGAACGAAATTACGGTCAGCGGCGAGTCCAAATAA
- a CDS encoding helix-turn-helix domain-containing protein has protein sequence MKMNWYCRMLLSYTPIFLVVGSSVIFVLFTVLNNDSESRSSGTNRTIAEQVMRNTDANLKLIERSVVSELAKDQAIRDFFSGQPTTVYDDYVTQKNLVDMQSLFPFVNSVYLYNASKQRVLTETGVYPIESFADKPFLLSAYKHPADGWTNPRVYAQSPFDKSGQKVVSLALYVPYAAMKQGAVVVNIYARSLEQYLGTFADSGTGTIHLLDSSKTAFDTGAMTDRLPQLFAQSPYTGWYFYDDSVHAMPFHRLSFLSNAWVVVMLAMIGLAIAGSTVITHMHYKPIKAIFGKASGYMARKSEELRLIRPRNELAFIETALDHLLKKSLDYHNLRKENRLLRQQRLFQDLLAGHRILSEAEWEKEMAALNLPYRFDRLGVAALEIDHYRTFTKTYKPGDQRLLKFILESAFRELAQQRDLFVWHAWLKPCQIVFIVHLFKTDTSTGAEMRELCEDFRTWVNHHLQLTVTAGIGAESDAVDTLVESCRSAQENVSCKAVFGTDTVIDNRLRQAKASGDADFVDFQAIRELAQAFRMDDRLWKEKLTRMFEAMNDTLMTKRAMAEFIRGVTRQLGKEISVLSADIRFLWMDQYQYRFEELADDTETLAELSERLTALMGKLEDELKRERVSRKHHSVALQVKQYIDEHYADPKLSLLHVSGRFGLQPATLSHLFKEELGEKFIDYVLKLRFGHARRLLVESDEPIQSIAEKVGYNHAISFHRAFKKMYDLPPGEYRSLHRPGQLTPVSSEKMKANMKG, from the coding sequence ATGAAGATGAACTGGTATTGCCGCATGCTGCTTTCGTATACTCCGATCTTCCTCGTGGTTGGCTCCTCCGTTATTTTTGTCCTTTTCACGGTGCTGAACAATGATTCCGAAAGCCGGTCCTCGGGTACGAACCGGACGATTGCCGAACAGGTGATGCGCAATACCGATGCCAATCTGAAGCTGATCGAGCGCAGCGTTGTAAGTGAGCTGGCGAAGGATCAGGCCATCCGGGATTTTTTCTCCGGCCAGCCCACAACGGTCTACGATGATTACGTGACGCAAAAAAACCTGGTCGATATGCAGTCGCTGTTTCCGTTCGTCAATTCGGTGTATTTGTACAACGCCTCCAAGCAGCGGGTGTTGACGGAGACGGGCGTTTACCCGATCGAATCGTTCGCCGACAAGCCGTTTCTGCTGTCCGCCTACAAGCATCCCGCCGACGGCTGGACGAACCCGCGCGTTTATGCCCAATCTCCGTTCGATAAAAGCGGGCAGAAGGTGGTTTCGCTCGCCCTATATGTACCATACGCCGCAATGAAGCAGGGCGCCGTCGTCGTGAATATTTACGCGCGCTCGCTCGAGCAGTATCTGGGCACGTTCGCCGACAGCGGCACCGGGACGATTCATCTGCTCGATTCGTCCAAAACGGCGTTCGACACCGGCGCCATGACGGACAGGCTGCCGCAGCTGTTCGCCCAATCCCCGTACACGGGATGGTATTTCTACGATGACAGCGTCCATGCAATGCCGTTTCATCGATTGTCCTTCCTCTCCAATGCGTGGGTCGTCGTCATGCTCGCCATGATCGGTCTGGCCATCGCCGGCTCCACCGTCATCACGCATATGCATTACAAGCCGATCAAGGCCATCTTCGGCAAGGCGAGCGGTTATATGGCCCGCAAAAGCGAGGAGCTCAGGCTGATTCGGCCCCGAAACGAGCTTGCTTTTATCGAAACGGCGCTTGACCATTTACTGAAGAAGTCGCTCGATTACCACAACCTGCGCAAGGAAAACCGCCTGCTGAGACAGCAGCGCCTGTTCCAGGACCTGCTCGCGGGGCATCGCATCCTAAGCGAAGCCGAATGGGAGAAAGAAATGGCTGCGCTGAACTTGCCGTATCGATTTGACCGGCTGGGCGTCGCGGCGCTCGAAATCGACCATTACCGCACATTCACGAAGACATATAAGCCGGGCGACCAGCGTTTATTGAAATTTATTTTGGAAAGCGCTTTCCGCGAGCTTGCGCAGCAGCGGGATCTGTTTGTATGGCACGCCTGGTTAAAGCCATGCCAAATCGTTTTTATCGTCCATTTGTTCAAAACGGATACGTCCACCGGCGCCGAGATGCGCGAGCTGTGCGAGGATTTCCGGACATGGGTCAACCATCACCTGCAGCTGACGGTAACGGCGGGGATTGGCGCGGAGTCGGATGCCGTTGACACGCTTGTCGAATCATGCCGGAGCGCGCAGGAGAACGTTTCCTGTAAAGCGGTATTCGGAACCGATACCGTCATCGATAACCGCCTGCGGCAGGCGAAAGCAAGCGGGGATGCCGATTTCGTCGATTTTCAGGCGATTCGCGAGTTGGCCCAGGCGTTCCGGATGGACGACAGACTGTGGAAAGAGAAGCTGACCCGCATGTTTGAGGCGATGAACGATACGCTGATGACGAAGAGGGCGATGGCGGAGTTTATCCGCGGCGTCACCCGGCAGCTGGGCAAAGAAATCAGCGTGCTGTCCGCGGATATCCGCTTCCTTTGGATGGATCAGTATCAATACCGGTTCGAGGAGCTTGCGGACGATACGGAAACATTGGCGGAGCTGAGCGAGCGGCTTACGGCCCTGATGGGAAAGCTCGAAGATGAGCTGAAGCGGGAGCGCGTCAGCCGTAAGCATCACAGCGTCGCCCTTCAGGTCAAGCAATATATCGACGAACATTACGCGGATCCAAAGCTTTCGCTCCTGCATGTAAGCGGCCGATTCGGGCTGCAGCCCGCAACCTTGAGCCATCTCTTCAAGGAAGAGCTCGGCGAGAAATTTATCGATTACGTGCTGAAGCTCAGGTTTGGCCACGCCCGCCGGCTGCTGGTGGAATCGGACGAGCCGATCCAGAGCATCGCGGAGAAGGTCGGATACAACCATGCCATCTCGTTTCACCGGGCATTCAAAAAAATGTACGATCTACCGCCGGGGGAATATCGCAGCTTGCACCGCCCCGGGCAATTAACGCCTGTATCTTCCGAGAAAATGAAGGCAAACATGAAAGGGTAA
- a CDS encoding carbohydrate ABC transporter permease, whose product MVKGMRSQFAGLVTYLFLGLGGLASIYPFYWMLTASTLKETDIFKTPPRMLPEGRFFANVHNLAEQWPIWRALFNSLFTAGVVTISMILLSALAGYTFAKFKFKGRDMLFYIVLMTMMLPTQISLIPLFIIMTKLDWINTYYALIVPFMVSGFGVFFMRQQMLAFPDELIESARIDGGRELYIFVRIVLPTMKSPAAALGIITFLNQWGNFIWALITTNDKEMYTLPLMLSTMVSPGNVVKYGSVMAGAVIGLVPIIILFLFFQRHFISGVFSGSVKG is encoded by the coding sequence ATGGTCAAAGGCATGCGCAGCCAATTTGCCGGACTCGTCACGTATCTGTTCCTGGGCCTTGGCGGCCTCGCGTCCATTTACCCGTTCTATTGGATGCTCACGGCGTCGACGCTGAAGGAAACGGATATTTTCAAAACGCCTCCGCGGATGCTGCCGGAAGGTCGGTTCTTCGCGAACGTCCACAATTTGGCGGAGCAGTGGCCGATTTGGCGGGCGCTGTTCAACAGCTTGTTTACGGCGGGCGTCGTGACGATCAGCATGATCCTGCTGTCCGCCCTCGCCGGCTATACGTTCGCCAAGTTCAAATTTAAAGGCCGGGATATGCTGTTCTATATCGTGCTTATGACGATGATGCTTCCGACGCAAATCTCGCTGATCCCGCTGTTTATCATCATGACGAAACTGGATTGGATCAATACGTATTACGCTTTGATCGTGCCGTTCATGGTCAGCGGCTTCGGCGTGTTCTTCATGCGGCAGCAGATGCTCGCATTCCCCGACGAGCTGATCGAATCGGCCCGGATCGACGGCGGGCGGGAGCTGTATATTTTCGTCCGGATCGTGCTGCCGACAATGAAATCGCCCGCGGCGGCGCTCGGCATCATTACGTTCCTGAACCAATGGGGGAACTTTATCTGGGCGCTCATTACGACGAACGACAAGGAAATGTACACGCTGCCGCTGATGCTGTCGACGATGGTCAGCCCGGGCAACGTCGTGAAATACGGCTCGGTCATGGCCGGTGCGGTAATCGGCCTTGTTCCGATCATCATTCTGTTCCTGTTCTTCCAGCGGCATTTTATTTCCGGCGTATTCAGCGGCTCCGTCAAAGGATAA
- a CDS encoding ABC transporter substrate-binding protein: MKSKRLLTGLMIVAMSGSILSACSSSKNSSPASGEGQTNASTGSTTSGGAAADLKGEISIAAWNDAADSLDGEIAGFNKKYPNVKVTVQHVDSSYTKIIPPLTAGMGAPDIIQMQQRDFPNFLLKFPDQFVDLSDKLMAHKDDFAQNAWKTVEQDGKAYAIPWDIGPSAVWYRKDYFEQAGIDPKTLTTWDKFITAGKQLQSKLPKVKMTTEDFTATGDIDVFYQLMNELSGGFYNENGDVDFAKPANIQALEMVKKFKDEGIALNTPSWDERVRAVVNGDVATVIYPVWYAGTISHQAEDQKGKWGVMPLPAFTEGGPNQANSGGSVLAISTQSKNKDAAWAFLEYSLMTNEGQDVQLEHGLFPSWKPYYNTANFKKTDPFFGFPLADFFGTVSTNIPPLDYGAHFLEINTPLQSAIGSVLSGKADIESALKKADADAAKASGLKAAQ; encoded by the coding sequence ATGAAAAGCAAACGATTGTTGACCGGGTTGATGATTGTGGCCATGTCGGGATCGATCCTGTCCGCCTGCTCGTCTTCGAAGAACAGCTCGCCTGCAAGCGGCGAAGGCCAGACGAACGCAAGCACCGGCAGTACCACATCCGGAGGAGCGGCAGCCGATCTGAAGGGCGAGATTTCGATCGCGGCCTGGAACGACGCTGCCGATTCGCTTGACGGGGAAATTGCCGGGTTCAATAAAAAATATCCGAACGTCAAAGTGACGGTGCAGCACGTGGACAGCAGCTATACGAAAATCATCCCGCCGCTGACCGCCGGCATGGGCGCGCCGGACATTATCCAGATGCAGCAGCGGGATTTCCCGAACTTCCTGCTCAAATTCCCCGACCAGTTCGTCGATCTGTCGGACAAGCTGATGGCGCACAAGGACGACTTTGCGCAAAATGCCTGGAAGACGGTCGAACAGGACGGCAAAGCTTACGCCATTCCGTGGGATATCGGTCCTTCGGCGGTTTGGTACCGGAAGGATTATTTCGAACAGGCCGGGATCGATCCGAAGACGCTGACGACGTGGGACAAGTTCATCACGGCCGGCAAGCAGCTGCAGTCGAAGCTGCCGAAGGTGAAGATGACCACCGAGGACTTCACGGCAACGGGCGACATCGACGTTTTTTACCAGCTGATGAACGAGCTGAGCGGCGGCTTCTACAACGAGAACGGCGACGTCGATTTCGCCAAGCCGGCCAACATTCAGGCGCTTGAAATGGTGAAGAAATTCAAGGATGAAGGCATCGCCCTGAACACCCCGTCCTGGGACGAGCGAGTAAGGGCGGTCGTTAACGGCGACGTGGCGACGGTCATCTACCCGGTATGGTACGCCGGCACGATCAGCCACCAGGCCGAAGACCAGAAGGGCAAATGGGGCGTCATGCCGCTGCCGGCCTTCACCGAAGGCGGGCCGAACCAGGCGAACTCCGGCGGCTCCGTGCTGGCGATCAGCACGCAGTCCAAAAACAAGGATGCGGCATGGGCGTTCCTCGAATATTCGCTGATGACGAACGAAGGCCAGGACGTTCAGCTGGAGCACGGCCTGTTCCCGTCCTGGAAGCCGTATTATAACACCGCAAACTTCAAAAAAACCGATCCGTTTTTCGGATTTCCGCTAGCCGATTTCTTCGGAACGGTGTCGACCAACATCCCGCCGCTTGATTACGGCGCGCATTTCCTGGAAATCAACACGCCGCTGCAGAGCGCGATCGGTTCCGTCCTGAGCGGCAAAGCCGACATCGAGTCGGCGCTCAAGAAAGCCGACGCGGATGCGGCCAAAGCGTCCGGATTGAAAGCCGCGCAATAA
- a CDS encoding carbohydrate ABC transporter permease, producing the protein MHTDPNQLTAGIHPAAKRRKIGSILIPYVFILPFFIIFAVFILYPMIYSLVLSFSEFKSGATTFVGFANYKQLFTTDLFWKSLLNTGEVLVVQVPIMLISATIIASLIHSNRLRFRALFRLFFFLPVLIDLVTYSIVFSLLFSETNGLINFVLHAVGIGDIPWRSNPWAAKALIIIAITWRWTGYNSIILLSGLQSVSREYYEAANIDGAGPIRSFFSITLPMLKPVLLFCMILSTIGSLQLFTEPFILTSGGPDNSTITVIQYLYQTAFTSFNFGLASAGAYILTFIIAALSYIQIRVTKGGEY; encoded by the coding sequence TTGCACACCGATCCGAATCAGCTGACGGCTGGCATACATCCCGCGGCAAAGCGGCGCAAAATCGGTTCGATCCTGATTCCTTATGTATTTATTCTTCCGTTTTTCATTATTTTCGCCGTCTTTATTTTGTATCCGATGATTTATTCGCTGGTGCTCAGCTTCAGCGAGTTCAAATCGGGAGCCACGACCTTCGTCGGGTTCGCCAACTACAAGCAGCTGTTTACGACCGACCTGTTCTGGAAATCGCTCCTGAACACGGGCGAGGTGCTGGTCGTCCAGGTTCCGATTATGCTGATTTCGGCCACCATCATCGCCTCGCTGATTCATTCCAACCGGCTTCGATTTCGCGCCTTGTTCCGGCTGTTCTTCTTCCTGCCGGTACTGATCGATCTGGTCACCTACTCGATTGTCTTCTCGCTGCTGTTCAGCGAAACGAACGGGCTGATCAATTTCGTGCTGCACGCCGTCGGCATCGGCGACATACCATGGCGCTCAAACCCATGGGCGGCAAAGGCGCTCATCATCATCGCCATTACGTGGCGCTGGACCGGCTACAACAGCATCATTCTGCTGTCGGGCCTGCAGTCGGTATCGCGGGAATATTACGAGGCGGCCAATATTGACGGGGCGGGGCCGATCCGGTCGTTCTTCTCGATTACGCTGCCGATGCTGAAGCCGGTGCTGCTGTTCTGCATGATTTTGTCGACGATCGGCAGTCTGCAGCTGTTTACCGAACCGTTTATTTTAACGAGCGGGGGACCCGACAATTCGACCATCACGGTCATTCAATATTTGTATCAAACGGCGTTTACGTCGTTCAACTTCGGCCTTGCGTCGGCGGGCGCGTACATCCTTACCTTTATCATCGCCGCCCTGTCCTATATTCAGATCCGGGTCACCAAGGGAGGGGAATACTGA